In Oreochromis aureus strain Israel breed Guangdong linkage group 20, ZZ_aureus, whole genome shotgun sequence, the following are encoded in one genomic region:
- the rbm15 gene encoding RNA-binding protein 15 → MKGKERSPIKKRSRALDDIRDRGGCHPTSKKMGALSVSSGSNNGNSSSKSDGGSTRRSLLGEKRDRDFDGHSRTGNNHSCQSAAAAAAAASSVGKNHNLSLTLDLASPRTTSRGEPRLQPPSTESEYKTLKISDLGTQLSDEDIEDGLFHEFKKFGDVSVKISRSNDERIAFVNFRKPEDARAAKHARGRLVLYDRPLKIEAVYINRRRSRSPVERDLYGAAQSHRHLQRPLSPTGLGYRDYRLQQLALGRLPPPPPPPLPRELERDREFALFEARARPAFIAERAAFREEDFISPEDDQRANRTLFLGNLDITVTEADLRRAFDRFGVITEVDIKRPTRGQTSTYGFLKFENLDMAHRAKLSMSGKIVGRNPIKIGYGKATPTTRLWVGGLGPWVPLAALAREFDRFGTIRTIDYRKGDTWAYIQYESLDAAQAACTHMRGFPLGGPERRLRVDFADTEHRYQQQFLQPLPIPPFDMVAESFVHRATPEPLRVRERTPPPLHFRERELFPGTDWPNPAIRERVRASPFEPLEHLDRERRTREPWSLERELQGREPARKRRILEDGRHIDHSPDSTERTVRRRRASPDGSPGGSSRDGGRFSDSERPLRGERASPARERHSSLERGVSDRRPKSQSLSDKGLSSNIISAVGERKRKAIDGGKGPAKRERSESSSKGGQPSKPDGNKLSLAWHGMLLLKNSNFPANMHLLEGDHNVASDLLVDSATGRRVSELKITQRLRLDQPKLDEVSRRIKVAGPGGYAILLAVPGTTEDTSSSDPAASTQRPLRNLVSYLNQKQAAGVISLPVGGSRDKDNTGVLHAFPPCDFSQQFLDSSAKALAKSEEDYLVMIVVRGAS, encoded by the coding sequence ATGAAAGGTAAAGAGCGGTCGCCGATTAAAAAACGCTCCCGGGCCCTGGACGATATTCGAGACAGGGGAGGATGCCATCCGACCAGCAAGAAAATGGGGGCTCTGTCAGTTTCCAGTGGGAGTAATAATGGAAACAGTTCGTCCAAAAGCGACGGCGGCTCGACAAGACGGAGTCTCCTCGGGGAAAAAAGAGACCGAGATTTCGACGGTCACAGCCGGACTGGAAATAATCACAGTTGTCAGTCTGCAGCTGCCGCCGCCGCTGCAGCGAGCTCCGTGGGCAAAAACCACAACCTGAGCCTGACGCTGGATTTAGCCTCACCGAGGACCACCTCCCGGGGTGAGCCGCGGCTGCAGCCGCCCAGCACAGAGAGTGAGTACAAAACGCTCAAAATCAGCGACCTCGGCACTCAGCTTAGCGACGAGGACATCGAGGACGGACTCTTTCACGAATTTAAAAAATTTGGGGATGTGAGCGTCAAGATAAGTCGTAGCAACGACGAGCGGATAGCCTTCGTAAATTTTAGGAAGCCGGAGGACGCCAGAGCGGCTAAGCACGCCAGGGGACGGCTGGTGCTGTACGACCGGCCGCTGAAAATCGAGGCGGTCTACATCAACCGGAGGCGAAGTCGGTCTCCGGTGGAGAGAGACTTGTACGGTGCAGCTCAAAGCCACAGACATTTGCAGCGACCCCTCTCGCCCACCGGGCTGGGATATAGAGACTACCGGCTGCAGCAGCTAGCCTTGGGACGGCTTCCtccacccccaccaccacctttGCCGAGAGAACTGGAGCGGGATAGGGAGTTCGCTCTGTTTGAAGCCAGAGCACGCCCAGCCTTCATTGCAGAACGGGCAGCTTTCCGGGAAGAGGATTTTATTTCCCCAGAAGACGACCAAAGAGCTAATAGGACGTTGTTTTTAGGCAATCTGGATATAACTGTTACAGAAGCAGACCTCAGGAGGGCTTTTGACAGGTTTGGAGTCATAACAGAAGTGGACATTAAGAGACCAACACGGGGGCAAACCAGCACGTATGGATTTCTGAAATTTGAGAATCTTGACATGGCTCATCGTGCTAAGCTTAGCATGTCTGGTAAAATAGTGGGCCGCAATCCCATAAAGATAGGCTATGGGAAAGCAACACCAACCACGCGCCTGTGGGTGGGTGGTCTTGGACCGTGGGTTCCCTTAGCTGCCTTGGCAAGAGAATTTGATCGCTTTGGCACTATAAGGACCATTGACTACAGAAAAGGGGACACTTGGGCCTATATTCAGTATGAAAGTTTAGATGCTGCACAagcagcatgcacacacatgagAGGCTTCCCGCTGGGAGGCCCAGAGAGAAGACTTAGAGTGGACTTTGCAGACACTGAGCATCGTTACCAGCAGCAGTTCCTGCAGCCTCTCCCAATACCACCATTTGACATGGTGGCTGAGTCATTTGTCCACCGTGCCACACCTGAGCCACTGAGGGTCAGGGAACGAACTCCACCGCCGCTTCACTTCAGGGAGAGAGAGCTGTTTCCTGGAACTGACTGGCCCAATCCTGCTATTCGTGAACGGGTACGTGCCTCACCTTTTGAGCCTCTGGAGCATTTGGACCGTGAGAGGCGAACTCGTGAGCCCTGGTCTTTGGAAAGAGAGCTGCAGGGGCGAGAGCCTGCGCGAAAGCGGCGCATATTGGAGGACGGACGCCACATAGACCACTCCCCTGATAGCACTGAGAGGACAGTAAGACGCAGACGTGCTTCTCCAGATGGCAGTCCTGGAGGCAGCAGCAGAGATGGAGGGCGCTTTAGTGACTCAGAACGCCCCCTGCGGGGCGAGAGAGCCTCTCCTGCGAGAGAACGCCACAGCAGCCTTGAAAGAGGTGTGTCAGACCGAAGGCCCAAAAGCCAGAGTCTGTCTGATAAGGGACTTTCAAGCAACATTATTTCAGCAGTTGGAGAGCGCAAGCGCAAGGCAATCGATGGTGGCAAAGGACCAGCCAAGAGAGAACGTTCTGAGAGCAGCTCAAAGGGAGGCCAGCCATCCAAGCCGGATGGCAACAAACTCAGTTTGGCGTGGCATGGTATGCTATTGTTGAAGAACAGCAACTTTCCAGCCAACATGCACCTGCTGGAGGGAGACCACAACGTCGCCAGCGACCTGCTTGTCGACAGCGCTACAGGAAGGCGAGTGAGCGAGCTAAAGATCACGCAGCGACTCCGGCTGGACCAGCCCAAGCTCGACGAGGTGTCTCGGCGCATCAAGGTGGCAGGTCCGGGCGGCTACGCAATCCTGTTGGCGGTCCCCGGCACCACAGAGGATACATCTTCATCCGACCCTGCAGCTTCAACTCAGCGGCCGCTTCGCAACCTGGTGTCCTACCTCAACCAAAAACAAGCAGCTGGAGTCATCAGCCTGCCTGTGGGAGGAAGCAGAGATAAAGACAACACAGGGGTTCTTCATGCTTTCCCTCCCTGTGATTTCTCCCAGCAGTTCCTGGATTCCTCTGCCAAAGCTCTGGCAAAAAGTGAAGAGGACTATCTAGTCATGATTGTGGTCCGCGGAGCAtcttaa